In Aspergillus luchuensis IFO 4308 DNA, chromosome 1, nearly complete sequence, the following are encoded in one genomic region:
- a CDS encoding chitin synthase export chaperone (COG:S;~EggNog:ENOG410PIP5;~InterPro:IPR022057;~PFAM:PF12271;~TransMembrane:7 (i50-72o88-107i119-143o149-170i191-220o226-246i258-279o)): MGSTQFGNFNDFCRDSTLPVCNLFVSNNQPPNEAYGGCPLHGIELSDNRYLSNLGSILLAFVSILVSLFLLFRSDRKRAAVGRREMQIFLLAFIVVEICEIFSVGGFPLDAAVRKGFSAAHVAAITATCWILFLNAVVGYQFLDDGTPASIGLILASALVLFIGTGYIALDTAFDWTGEFATTEANNYRNIALYVLYQLFPLICLVAFYVLEAVLVVRILGEVRPMIYLTAAALLFAIGQIFEYVISVHLCHASGSKINGALFETLFTLLAVGTVWSFWSSITEDDWPMPITTGGAYH, from the exons ATGGGTTCGACACAGTTTGGCAATTTCAAC GACTTTTGTCGAGATTCCACACTGCCCGTCTGCAAT CTCTTTGtctccaacaaccaaccccctAATGAGGCGTACGGAGGATGCCCGCTTCACGGTATCGAACTCAGCGATAACCGCTACCTCAGCAATCTGG GCTCGATTCTTCTCGCGTTCGTTTCCATTCTAGTATCGCTGTTCCTGCTCTTCAGGTCGGATCGCAAACGGGCGGCAGTCGGAAGGAG GGAAATGCAAATATTTCTGCTGGCATTTATCGTCGTTGAAATCTGCGAGATCTTCTCTGTGGGCGGCTTCCCTCTGGATGCAGCAGTGCGCAAG GGCTTCTCCGCTGCACATGTCGCTGCAATCACCGCAACGTGCTGGATTCTTTTTCTAAATGCCGTGGTGGGCTATCAATTCCTCGACGACGGTACCCCGGCCTCAATCGGTCTAATCCTTGCCTCCGCCCTGGTTCTCTTCATCGGTACGGGCTATATCGCCCTGGACACGGCTTTCGATTGGACCGGTGAATTCGCGACAACCGAGGCAAACAACTATCGCAACATTGCCCTCTATGTGCTGTACCAACTCTTTCCTCTCATCTGCCTCGTCGCGTTTTATGTGTTGGAGGCTGTCCTAGTTGTTCGGATTTTGGGCGAAGTTCGACCAATGA TCTACTTGACTGCTGCCGCCCTGTTATTCGCCATCGGACAAATTTTCGAATACGTGATCAGCGTTCACCTCTGCCACGCCTCCGGCAGCAAGATCAACGGCGCATTGTTCGAGACACTATTTACTCTTTTGGCAGTTGGTACGGTATGGAGCTTCTGGAGCAGCATTACCGAAGACGATTGGCCTATGCCGATAACAACCGGGGGTGCATACCATTAG
- a CDS encoding uncharacterized protein (COG:S;~EggNog:ENOG410PPSU;~InterPro:IPR009598;~PFAM:PF06726;~TransMembrane:1 (n2-13c17/18o27-48i)) has protein sequence MFCLRSWLPLLFIPTNASPLFIISFVTLTYILHRPCIYCSALLLILFISSCHWSDKCFFDLRGDWFSPRYSTTTTLDTTSSSSVNETLASYVFETVNSTTKALAGAVVEEAQRRLALNGTLAAAASSSTGTVTTSAHDEWTGIGLEWLRSLLGRREWTLPCVDVKVRL, from the exons ATGTTCTGTCTCCGGAg CTggctccccctcctcttcatcccaacAAAcgcctctcccctcttcatcatctccttcgtgACTCTAACCTACATCCTCCACCGACCCTGCATCTACTGCTCCgcgctcctcctcatcctcttcatttcCTCCTGTCACTGGTCCGACAAATGTTTCTTCGATCTCCGCGGTGACTGGTTCTCTCCGCGAtactccaccaccaccacattagacaccacatcatcatcctctgtcAACGAAACCCTCGCCAGCTACGTCTTCGAAACCGTCAACAGCACCACCAAGGCCCTTGCCGGCGCCGTCGTCGAAGAAGCGCAACGCAGACTCGCCCTGAATGGAACGTTAGCCGCGGCGGCGTCGTCGTCGACGGGGACGGTGACGACTTCCGCGCATGATGAGTGGACGGGTATTGGGCTTGAGTGGTTGAGGAGTcttttggggaggagggagtggacGTTGCCGTGTGTGGATGTTAAGGTGAGGTTGTAA
- a CDS encoding uncharacterized protein (COG:S;~EggNog:ENOG410PKKU;~InterPro:IPR015943,IPR036322;~go_function: GO:0005515 - protein binding [Evidence IEA]) — MSTPNDLQALLASIRPRPSPSGTPAHDAPMQQQQQQHPGQYQPAYRQQQQQFQPPYDGQSYPHPQHLHHHGYRHPSVSSNIHSPSPVNNTPPHHGSDILSPNVSTPRADIYPQQQPQRQPHHQPLPQNPDRAVNLLNLLKFNQPPAAPAQQQQQQQSPAVMAGIDQPKYPEARAAAPEEASSGHARNISASDLVASLFGQGQSTAPPVRPAGTHPGQLGAAAASPGVAESSSSAAPTAENTQEMLLRLLNRPKPAQDVSEGPVRPVSQSPSTVSPIKSPVPEAELRNILQPSGPVVGESAARPEEPLSGKLDKPSGKESMFTYVNPFEQLAAASPRVKSPQPKSRSESPAVEIMKTKKVSIATKAENAPASNPVESTEDKRATSPVLAEEQKEAVTQVVDKLVEEISREVDTAASKSAEQQVSQIASAQEESAQAVISSVASHLRETAAEAKEDTEAVNNKADKEETEGTAPSAAAKETSQSGSGDALADSWESAEDSAEKEEERVVSVHNFPLKPFISIIVKAHTGKLATLRDDGIMDIARLKKDFDQLDRSLTSATSDYIVYALAKNGGMRIIRQDDGSDKQVFRSARDRVFNVAVCTSQAVTGRSTEEQALLGIGVSGAVYWALISRADKDLFELDALESESLIFPPFPASDENTSGGQLKTRAKRSSRHPGFFAIGRGKNIYVVSPQAAMNPSYGVAGPQRVVNTEKFFKERALKISTGKAGKDFMFSDDDTVIASLDKTGRLRFWDIREAISNPAFFTAGPGPAEVRVPLNTFVTGSPTEKSWPTSVLFIDKLRPYVKSMALRYVLVGLKQNHTLQLWDIGLGKAVQELKFPHENESDAICSVAYHPASGIIVVGHPTRNSIYFVHLSAPRYNLQAMSQASFIKRSGEKDSSLPKPESTACMSGIREISFASKGQLRSLDLLPVTKSAGDENGLFELYVMHSRGVTCLNIKKEDLGWTSDNKIIRPVNALEEGLIDIAELQTFPTYVADEPSVNGDSAPTPTKPAVKEIAKKIPELNTEAAAAPAAAGPSTLRTQSPTKLVTRKPAQEQPEPVTTATSTDKADKKKKKKSAATATPTGEPSVKGKEPATGTEPITGDFVASIQTPANAEQPNGDAQKASLAPTPVSASAPSAPSGAGLVAVDSAAVLSKHLETLQSAVSSEFSKSLGREVEGLYQRFDEERRSWDAASAAKQDQVLRLVSSTLSDNVEKNLARIVSSNIQTEVVPALSDITTAAVSKQLNTVISQQIGGVVPRELRQALPEAVTRAVQHPDLMRVLSDAVGQKLASQVETEVSKAVHNTVAPAIRNVAAQSAEKVASSMEKQMQAQARQFELQRQNDAAKIDQLTSLVRELSETVSSMATAQTQLQGEVLRLNRALASPVAQPEPVQQQQQQQQPQQPVAPAVTDTRTPERVELEEIAELINAGRFEEGSVKWLQSSQQADLFDNLFVRLNPSYLTSLSPIVSLSVGVAVTSSLQTNIMQRLTWLEVVLQTVNPMDPDIRELVPRIMDILSQRLEALYMSVAETSPHDPIIRKIAPLSRRARLLRG; from the exons ATGTCCACCCCCAATGATCTTCAGGCCCTTCTGGCCAGCATCAGGCCGCGCCCCTCGCCATCGGGCACCCCTGCTCATGATGCTCCcatgcagcaacagcagcagcagcaccccgGCCAGTACCAGCCTGCTTACcgccagcaacagcaacagttCCAGCCGCCCTATGACGGCCAGAGCtaccctcaccctcaacaccttcaccaccacggcTACCGTCATCCATCCGTCTCGTCGAATATCCATAGCCCGTCGCCCGTTAATAATACTCCGCCTCATCATGGCTCGGATATCCTTAGTCCCAACGTTTCCACTCCGCGTGCGGACATTtatccccagcagcagccgcagcggCAGCCGCATCATCAGCCCTTGCCGCAAAACCCCGACCGTGCTGTCAACCTGTTGAACCTCCTCAAGTTCAACCAGCCTCCGGCTGCTCCtgctcagcaacagcagcagcagcagtcgccTGCGGTGATGGCTGGGATCGATCAGCCCAAATACCCCGAGGcgcgtgctgctgctccggAAGAGGCTTCGTCGGGCCATGCGAGGAACATCTCTGCGTCCGACCTTGTCGCGTCGCTCTTTGGACAGGGTCAATCCACTGCTCCACCTGTTCGACCGGCGGGTACTCACCCTGGTCAGCTTGGGGCTGCGGCTGCGAGTCCCGGTGTGGCGGAGagctcctcttctgctgctccgaCCGCAGAGAATACTCAGGAGATGTTGCTTCGTCTGCTGAACCGCCCCAAGCCCGCTCAGGACGTGTCGGAGGGTCCTGTGAGACCGGTCTCTCAGTCTCCATCTACTGTCTCTCCCATCAAGTCCCCTGTGCCGGAGGCAGAGTTGAGAAACATCCTGCAGCCATCTGGTCCGGTTGTCGGAGAGTCGGCTGCCCGTCCGGAGGAGCCTCTGTCTGGGAAACTGGACAAGCCTTCTGGAAAGGAATCGATGTTCACTTACGTCAATCCATTTGAGCAGCTGGCTGCCGCCTCCCCTCGAGTCAAGTCTCCTCAGCCTAAGTCTCGGAGTGAGAGCCCAGCCGTGGAAATCatgaagaccaagaaggtCAGCATTGCTACCAAGGCTGAGAACGCGCCGGCGTCCAACCCCGTGGAGTCCACCGAGGATAAACGCGCCACATCGCCCGTTCTGGccgaggagcagaaggaagcTGTTACGCAAGTGGTTGACAAGCTCGTGGAGGAAATCAGCCGTGAGGTGGATACTGCTGCTTCCAAGTCTGCGGAGCAGCAGGTGTCTCAGATCGCGTCAGCTCAGGAAGAGAGCGCTCAGGCAGTTATCTCGTCTGTTGCTTCTCACCTGCGCGAGACGGCGGCTgaggcgaaggaggatacTGAAGCTGTCAACAACAAGGCCGACAAGGAAGAAACCGAAGGCACCGCCCCGTCCGCTGCTGCGAAGGAGACTTCTCAGAGTGGCAGCGGCGATGCGCTGGCCGACAGCTGGGAGAGCGCGGAGGACAgcgctgagaaggaggaagagcgtgTCGTCTCCGTGCATAACTTCCCTCTGAAgcccttcatctccatcatcgtcaaggCCCACACTGGGAAACTTGCAACTCTGCGGGATGACGGCATCATGGACATCGCTCGGCTTAAGAAGGACTTCGATCAGCTTGATCGCTCTTTGACGTCCGCTACTTCCGACTACATCGTCTATGCATTGGCAAAGAATGGAGGCATGCGTATAATTCGCCAGGACGACGGAAGTGACAAGCAAGTGTTCCGCTCCGCTCGTGACCGCGTGTTCAACGTTGCTGTCTGTACTTCGCAGGCGGTAACTGGCCGCAGCACCGAGGAGCAGGCGCTCCTTGGTATTGGCGTGAGCGGTGCAGTCTACTGGGCCTTGATCTCGCGCGCCGATAAAGATCTTTTCGAACTGGACGCTCTCGAGAGCGAGAGCCTCATTTTCCCACCTTTCCCGGCCTCGGACGAGAACACTTCGGGCGGCCAGCTGAAAACGCGGGCCAAACGGAGCTCTCGCCATCCTGGTTTCTTTGCCATTGGCCGCGGAAAGAATATCTACGTTGTTTCGCCACAGGCTGCTATGAACCCTAGCTATGGTGTCGCAGGCCCCCAACGCGTCGTCAACACTGAGAAGTTCTTCAAGGAGCGTGCTCTGAAAATCTCGACCGGCAAGGCCGGCAAGGACTTCATGTTTAGCGACGACGACACTGTCATTGCTTCTCTGGACAAGACCGGCCGACTGCGCTTCTGGGACATCCGGGAGGCGATTAGCAATCCTGCCTTCTTTACCGCTGGGCCTGGCCCGGCTGAGGTACGAGTTCCATTGAACACTTTCGTTACCGGTTCCCCTACCGAGAAGTCGTGGCCCACTTCGGTGCTCTTTATCGACAAGCTGCGTCCCTATGTCAAGTCGATGGCGCTTCGTTACGTGCTGGTGGGTCTTAAGCAGAACCACACCCTGCAGCTCTGGGATATTGGGCTGGGCAAGGCTGTGCAGGAGCTCAAGTTCCCCCATGAGAACGAGTCGGACGCCATCTGCAGTGTCGCCTACCACCCGGCATCCGGCATCATTGTCGTTGGACATCCCACCCGGAACTCCATCTATTTCGTCCACCTGTCCGCCCCCAGGTACAACCTGCAGGCTATGTCGCAAGCTTCTTTCATCAAGCGCTCGGGTGAGAAGGATAGCAGCCTGCCCAAGCCGGAGTCGACCGCATGCATGAGCGGCATCCGCGAGATCTCCTTCGCTTCCAAGGGACAGCTGCGCAGCTTGGACCTTCTCCCGGTTACTAAGAGCGCTGGCGACGAGAACGGCTTGTTCGAACTCTACGTTATGCACTCCCGCGGAGTGACGTGCTTGAACATTAAGAAAGAAGACTTGGGATGGACCTCGGACAACAAGATCATTCGCCCTGTCAATGCGTTGGAAGAGGGCCTCATCGACATCGCTGAACTGCAGACCTTCCCCACATATGTAGCAGACGAGCCTTCGGTCAACGGTGATTCTGCCCCTACTCCTACCAAGCCTGCAGTCAAGGAAATCGCCAAGAAGATCCCTGAGCTGAACACTGAGGCTGCCGCTGCTCCTGCCGCCGCCGGTCCTAGCACTCTGCGTACTCAGTCGCCCACCAAGTTGGTGACAAGAAAGCCTGCCCAAGAACAGCCGGAGCCTGTCACTACTGCTACTAGCACCGACAAGGCtgataaaaagaagaagaagaagagtgcTGCGACTGCCACCCCAACGGGTGAGCCATccgtcaagggcaaggagcCTGCAACTGGAACTGAGCCCATCACTGGTGACTTTGTTGCCTCTATCCAGACTCCTGCGAATGCTGAACAACCCAACGGCGATGCACAGAAGGCATCTCTTGCGCCTACCCCCGTCTCGGCTTCTGCTCCCTCGGCGCCCTCTGGAGCTGGCCTGGTGGCTGTTGACTCTGCGGCTGTTCTGAGTAAGCATCTGGAAACCTTGCAGAGTGCTGTGTCATCCGAATTCAGCAAAAGCCTTGGCCGTGAGGTAGAAGGGCTGTATCAACGCTTCGATGAAGAGCGCCGTAGCTGGGATGCGGCCTCGGCAGCCAAGCAGGATCAAGTCCTGCGTTTGGTCTCTAGCACCCTGTCTGACAATGTGGAGAAAAATCTGGCTCGCATCGTGTCGAGCAACATTCAGACCGAGGTTGTGCCTGCTTTGAGCGACATCACTACCGCTGCTGTCAGTAAGCAACTCAACACCGTTATTTCTCAGCAGATCGGAGGTGTTGTTCCCCGTGAACTGCGCCAGGCCCTCCCTGAAGCCGTCACTCGCGCCGTCCAGCACCCCGATTTGATGAGAGTCTTGTCGGATGCTGTGGGCCAGAAGCTGGCTAGCCAGGTAGAGACCGAGGTCTCCAAGGCCGTTCACAACACCGTTGCCCCGGCTATCCGGAACGTTGCTGCGCAGTCTGCGGAGAAGGTTGCCAGCTCcatggagaagcagatgcaAGCCCAGGCAAGACAGTTCGAGCTGCAGCGTCAGAATGACGCCGCCAAGATTGACCAGCTCACTTCCCTCGTGCGAGAACTCTCTGAGACTGTTTCTTCCATGGCGACGGCACAGACCCAGCTCCAGGGCGAAGTTTTGCGACTCAATCGTGCCCTGGCCTCCCCGGTGGCCCAGCCGGAACCagtgcagcagcaacagcaacagcagcagccgcagcagcctgTCGCGCCCGCGGTTACCGACACGAGAACTCCTGAGCGAGTTGAATTGGAAGAAATTGCTGAACTGATCAACGCGGGTCGGTTCGAAGAGGGTTCAGTCAAG TGGCTCCAATCCTCCCAGCAGGCCGACCTGTTCGACAACCTGTTTGTGCGCCTGAATCCCTCCTACCTGACCAGTCTTTCGCCTATTGTCAGTCTGTCTGTGGGCGTTGCCGTGACTTCGTCGCTGCAGACCAACATCATGCAGCGTCTGACATGGCTGGAAGTGGTCCTGCAAACAGTCAACCCGATG GACCCGGATATCCGCGAGCTTGTGCCTAGAATCATGGACATCCTCAGCCAACGGCTCGAGGCGCTGTACATGTCTGTTGCCGAAACTTCCCCTCATGACCCCATCATTCGCAAGATTGCGCCTCTGTCGCGCCGTGCCCGGCTTCTGCGGGGATGa
- the TAD3 gene encoding putative tRNA-specific adenosine-34 deaminase subunit Tad3 (COG:A;~EggNog:ENOG410PMF0;~InterPro:IPR016193;~go_function: GO:0003824 - catalytic activity [Evidence IEA]) has translation MDVEELLRGIKPLEGQVTAIRTVQETRPREDYADAYVTEVNVKCASKVIKVLDSRFPRDSSQPLSHLRRFAKHNQIPEHLRPILLREGSSPAQTIFVLISPPLPDIESLQDALSPFAPPNPTEGETSSPLTFHTIRIPLQPPLTPVQADAWSKSMWPVVYNPAAPRAMIAPPPHILARARDSIQPKAGRYLALAQKVADEAERSGLGRRVGAVVVDPDLEAEAAPDNNDNDDGIHWSDAVVAVAGDGRYSRAATDTEAPNPPNQIATTYSPDHEGGPELHALMRAVDLIASKRREDRPGSSATNRPCLTDVERYFLSKSDVDTTAAASTQPTEPISEFESKESTPVPPPEKYQKTTETSAQPIHTHTETQASASTSTSRIRPRSQGGYLCTDLDVYLTHEPCICCSMGLLLSRFRAVVFPRSGRMVSGGLASEPVVGPVPVEEDKHKNEDGKDEHDDGSVEREYYGLHWRKELNWRALGFEFVEEQGSAEGSAELGVAFHA, from the exons ATGGACGTCGAGGAGCTTCTTCGCGGCATCAAGCCCCTCGAGGGCCAAGTCACCGCAATCCGGACCGTCCAAGAAACACGTCCCCGCGAAGACTACG CCGATGCCTACGTCACGGAAGTCAACGTCAAATGTGCCTCCAAAGTGATCAA AGTCCTGGACTCCCGCTTCCCCCGCGACTCCTCCCAACCACTcagccacctccgccgcttCGCAAAACACAACCAAATCCCCGAACACCTCCGTCCCATCCTCCTGCGCGAGGGATCCTCGCCCGCGCAAACCATCTTCGTGCTCATCTCTCCGCCTCTCCCTGATATCGAGTCCCTCCAAGATGCTCTATCACCGTTCGCGCCCCCAAACCCTACCGAAGGGGAGACCAGCAGCCCCCTCACCTTCCACACCATCCGTatccccctccaaccaccccTCACCCCCGTCCAAGCCGACGCATGGTCCAAAAGCATGTGGCCAGTCGTCTACAACCCCGCCGCACCGCGCGCCATGATCGCCCCGCCACCGCATATCCTCGCCCGCGCGCGCGACTCCATCCAGCCCAAAGCAGGCCGATACCTCGCTCTAGCGCAAAAGGTCGCAGACGAGGCAGAGCGATCCGGTCTAGGCCGCCGTGTTGGCGCCGTCGTCGTGGACCCAGAcctcgaagcagaagcagcacccGACAACAATGATAACGATGATGGAATCCACTGGTCCGACGCCGTCGTGGCAGTAGCCGGCGACGGCCGATACTCGCGCGCAGCCACGGACACAGAAGCCCCCAACCCTCCGAACCAAATTGCAACAACCTACTCCCCCGACCACGAAGGCGGGCCCGAACTCCACGCCCTAATGCGCGCCGTGGACCTCATCGCCAGTAAACGTCGCGAAGACCGCCCAGGCTCATCAGCTACAAACCGGCCCTGTCTTACCGACGTGGAGAGATACTTCCTATCTAAATCAGACGTCGACACTACCGCTGCTGCTAGTACACAACCAACCGAACCCATCTCCGAATTCGAATCAAAAGAATCCACCCCCGTCCCCCCACCGGAGAAATATCAAAAGACCACGGAAACCTCCGCACAGCCTATTCACACTCACACTGAGACACaagcatcagcatcaacatcgacatcgCGCATCCGCCCCCGCTCTCAGGGGGGATACCTCTGCACTGATCTAGACGTATACCTGACCCATGAGCCGTGCATCTGCTGCAGTATGGGTCTGTTGCTCTCGCGCTTCCGGGCTGTGGTGTTTCCTCGGTCCGGGAGGATGGTCTCGGGTGGGTTGGCGTCGGAGCCGGTGGTTGGGCCGGTTCCTGTGGAGGAAGATAAGCATAAAaatgaggatgggaaggatgagcatgatgatgggtcGGTGGAAAGGGAGTATTATGGGTTGCATTGGCGGAAGGAGTTGAATTGGCGGGCGTTGGGGTTTGAGTTTGTGGAGGAGCAGGGGAGTGCAGAGGGGAGTGCAGAGTTGGGGGTGGCGTTTCATGCTTGA
- the phoB gene encoding regulatory cyclin phoB (COG:S;~EggNog:ENOG410PHAD;~InterPro:IPR013922,IPR036915;~PFAM:PF08613,PF00134;~go_function: GO:0019901 - protein kinase binding [Evidence IEA];~go_process: GO:0000079 - regulation of cyclin-dependent protein serine/threonine kinase activity [Evidence IEA]) — protein sequence MLVSSPSPSAALRPSPSPSTTTTTTTTTHHSHSHPLPHSQSHPHPSPHSQLSPSSSSYTSYPRQPARQHYEPAGHASAAAASTNSRFDPQSSSRVAIEELRSALNRHTVGSSPPGPSGDIPRGRMSAGLTSSGGGSSTTSHPPADAAIPASNPMRPAQDRPANNVSVPAVPAASVPASGAQSTSTPPMPVPNSAGSGSNKRNSPNDPPVGSERAAGLAHADLEGSQTKRMRPDVPAVKLLPERYELADPRDIVVLISSMLMELIRFNDKIPLNQGRLTRFHSRSPPRISVHDYLQRLTTHATLSPPILLSMVYYIDRLCALYPAFTVSSLTIHRFLIASATVASKGLSDSFWTNKTYARVGGITMTELALLELEFLFRVEWRIVPEPEVLVDYYKSLVERCDGYAIGRDS from the coding sequence ATGCTAGTTTCGTCGCCCTCTCCGTCCGCCGCCCTGCgaccatccccctccccttccaccaccaccactactaccactaccactcatcattctcattctcatccccttccccattctCAGTCGCACCCTCATCCGTCCCCTCATTCCCaactttctccttcttcctcttcctacACTTCATACCCACGACAGCCTGCGCGTCAGCATTATGAGCCCGCCGGGCACGcttctgctgcagctgcatctACCAACTCTCGTTTCGACCCGCAATCCTCCTCTCGGGTGGCCATCGAAGAACTTCGATCGGCCCTAAACCGGCATACCGTTGGCTCATCCCCTCCCGGGCCCTCAGGGGATATCCCTCGCGGTCGCATGTCCGCCGGGCTGACCTCCTCTGGGGGCGGAAGTAGCACCACGTCTCATCCGCCTGCTGACGCCGCCATTCCCGCCTCCAATCCCATGCGCCCTGCTCAGGATCGTCCTGCCAATAACGTGTCTGTCCCAGCCGTACCTGCAGCCTCCGTTCCCGCCTCAGGTGCCCAATCTACGTCGACTCCCCCAATGCCGGTCCCCAACAGTGCTGGCTCCGGGTCCAACAAACGTAACAGCCCGAACGACCCTCCGGTCGGTAGTGAGCGAGCCGCGGGTTTAGCTCACGCTGACCTCGAGGGCTCTCAGACGAAACGAATGCGACCGGACGTTCCGGCAGTCAAGCTGCTGCCGGAGCGGTACGAGCTGGCGGATCCTCGGGATATTGTTGTGTTGATCTCGAGCATGCTGATGGAGCTGATCCGGTTTAACGACAAGATCCCTCTGAATCAAGGTCGCTTGACTCGGTTCCACTCGCGGTCGCCGCCGCGAATCTCCGTGCATGACTACCTCCAGCGACTCACCACCCATGCTACGCTGTCCCCTCCGATCCTTCTGAGCATGGTGTACTACATTGATCGGCTCTGTGCTCTATACCCCGCCTTCACCGTGTCCAGTCTGACGATTCATCGATTCCTTATTGCGAGCGCCACGGTAGCTAGCAAGGGTCTAAGCGACAGCTTTTGGACCAACAAAACCTACGCTCGGGTGGGTGGTATCACCATGACCGAGCTAGCTCTGCTTGAGTTGGAGTTCCTGTTCCGCGTAGAGTGGCGCATCGTGCCCGAACCCGAAGTGCTTGTAGACTACTACAAGAGCTTGGTCGAGCGATGTGATGGGTATGCGATCGGACGTGACAGTtga